A part of Solenopsis invicta isolate M01_SB chromosome 2, UNIL_Sinv_3.0, whole genome shotgun sequence genomic DNA contains:
- the LOC120356962 gene encoding uncharacterized protein LOC120356962: protein MTHPRQYSRAHPNEQSVSKACRMQPARALHISCRLAPGRDATAAKLGKLVVRSSLDENTADVSVNRPLLTLLRLSESRRPSLIKPPLIIFQYAPARWSTEIGDWPRRAGEESGGGGGDIA from the exons ATGACGCATCCGCGACAGTACTCCCGCGCACATCCGAACGAGCAGTCCGTCTCGAAAGCCTGTCGAATGCAGCCGGCGCGCGCGCTGCACATTTCATGTCGGCTTGCGCCCGGGCGCGATGCAACCGCAGCAAAGCTCGGCAAGCTCGTAGTTCGTAGCTCGTTAGACGAGAACACGGCCGACGTATCGGTTAACAGGCCGCTGCTTACGCTGTTGAGACTTAGCGAAAGCCGCAGACCGTCGCTTATTAAACCACCcctaattatatttcaatatgcGCCCGCGAGGTGGAGTACCGAGATAGGAGATTGGCCGAGAAGAGCGGGCGAGGaaagcggcggcggtggcggagaTATAGC GTGA